In Paraburkholderia bryophila, a single genomic region encodes these proteins:
- a CDS encoding MBL fold metallo-hydrolase RNA specificity domain-containing protein — MKLTFLGAAETVTGSKYLLEGAGLRILIDCGLFQGTKNLRLRNWNPLPTPVDTLDAVILTHAHLDHTGYLPVLARSGYRGPVYCTPGTADLCDIMLRDSAHLQAEEADFANRHGFSKHKPALPLYTLDDAQHALRLMVPREFDVPTPLNEQLSFRFLPAGHILGAASVVLCWRHTVLAFSGDLGRPGDPIMRPPMKLAHADYLVVESTYGDRLHPETDPEQELAALFERTFARGGVVVMPCFAVGRAQEILYYIAHLKQAGRMANVPVYLDSPMATGVTDLYRHHLNEHRLTASQTAVMDQAAIMVRTVEQSKAIAAHHGPMVIIAGSGMATGGRVLHHLSLYAPDHRNTIALVGYQAAGTRGAAIAAHEPTIKIHGEYVPIRAQVESISSLSAHADYAETLEWLTAMSPAPTQTFITHGEPAAADALRRRISDTLGWPCTVPVYLQSVELAERAALDCRPAASAAAGAAVPSAKS; from the coding sequence ATGAAGCTGACTTTTCTGGGTGCAGCCGAAACGGTCACCGGCTCGAAATATCTGCTCGAAGGAGCGGGCCTGCGCATTCTGATCGATTGCGGTCTGTTTCAGGGCACCAAAAACCTGCGCTTGCGCAACTGGAACCCGTTGCCCACGCCGGTCGATACGCTCGACGCCGTGATCCTCACCCACGCGCATCTGGATCACACCGGCTATCTGCCCGTGCTGGCGCGCAGCGGCTATCGCGGCCCCGTCTACTGCACGCCCGGCACGGCCGACCTGTGCGACATCATGCTGCGCGACAGCGCGCATTTGCAGGCAGAAGAAGCCGACTTCGCGAACCGTCATGGCTTCTCGAAGCACAAGCCGGCGCTGCCGCTCTACACGCTCGACGATGCACAGCACGCGCTGCGGCTGATGGTCCCGCGCGAGTTCGATGTGCCCACGCCGCTGAACGAGCAATTGAGCTTCCGCTTTCTGCCCGCCGGACACATCCTCGGCGCGGCCAGCGTCGTATTGTGCTGGCGCCATACGGTGCTTGCCTTTTCCGGCGATCTCGGACGGCCGGGCGACCCGATCATGCGCCCGCCCATGAAGCTTGCGCATGCCGACTATCTCGTCGTGGAGTCGACCTACGGCGACCGCCTGCATCCGGAAACCGATCCCGAGCAGGAGTTGGCCGCGCTATTCGAGAGAACGTTCGCGCGCGGCGGCGTGGTGGTCATGCCGTGCTTTGCGGTGGGCCGCGCTCAGGAAATTCTCTATTACATCGCGCACCTCAAGCAAGCCGGCCGCATGGCGAACGTGCCGGTGTATCTGGACAGCCCGATGGCCACCGGTGTGACGGATCTCTACAGGCACCACCTGAACGAGCATCGCTTAACCGCTTCGCAAACCGCCGTCATGGACCAGGCCGCGATCATGGTGCGCACGGTCGAGCAATCCAAGGCCATCGCAGCGCATCATGGCCCGATGGTCATCATCGCCGGCAGCGGCATGGCCACGGGCGGTCGCGTTCTTCATCATCTGAGCCTCTACGCGCCGGACCACCGCAACACGATCGCGCTGGTCGGCTACCAGGCCGCCGGCACGCGCGGCGCCGCCATTGCCGCACACGAGCCGACCATCAAGATTCACGGCGAATACGTGCCGATTCGCGCACAGGTCGAGTCGATCTCATCGCTATCGGCGCATGCGGACTATGCCGAGACACTGGAGTGGCTCACGGCGATGTCGCCGGCGCCCACGCAAACCTTCATTACGCACGGTGAGCCCGCCGCCGCGGATGCGCTGCGCCGCCGGATCAGCGACACGCTCGGCTGGCCGTGCACGGTGCCGGTCTACCTGCAAAGCGTCGAACTGGCCGAAAGAGCGGCGCTCGACTGTCGGCCCGCTGCCTCCGCTGCGGCAGGAGCGGCAGTTCCGTCGGCAAAGTCATGA
- a CDS encoding transporter, whose amino-acid sequence MGHGMIMEASPAGTVGQFPLDRGYVFSSEGVGREIDADTAADWLNRQHDKDGEFIWLHFNDLPTVLEGWPLPHVQLPDAFAETLREGSRSTRITHHNQNLIAVLNDVDYDFARKQPLNVATLWLTVGARRLISVRSLPLRSVSQLRQVVDTGTRFRSPMALLIHLLQGEADVLADLVRTAAQAANEVDDTLAAGKLPKRPVLGGIRRDLVRLRRLLAPEPAALFRLVNRPPNWAHEDDVQSLRQSAEEFSVTLRDMAGLQERIKLLEGEIADRVAEHTNRSVLILTAVTVIALPINLIAGFLGMNVGGVPLRYDPRGFWIVTLIAFALTSLAAWLIFRLRKD is encoded by the coding sequence ATGGGGCACGGCATGATCATGGAAGCGTCGCCGGCGGGCACGGTCGGCCAGTTCCCGCTGGACCGCGGATACGTTTTCTCCAGCGAGGGCGTGGGTCGCGAAATCGACGCGGATACAGCGGCCGACTGGCTCAATCGACAGCATGACAAAGATGGCGAATTCATCTGGCTGCACTTCAACGATCTGCCTACCGTGCTGGAAGGTTGGCCGCTACCGCACGTTCAACTGCCGGACGCTTTCGCCGAGACGCTAAGAGAGGGCTCGCGCTCTACCCGGATCACGCATCACAACCAGAACCTCATTGCCGTGCTCAACGACGTCGACTATGACTTCGCGCGCAAGCAACCGCTCAACGTGGCGACGTTGTGGCTGACCGTCGGCGCTCGCCGCCTGATAAGCGTACGCAGCCTCCCTCTGCGGTCGGTGAGCCAATTGAGGCAGGTCGTCGACACGGGGACCCGCTTTCGCAGCCCCATGGCGCTGCTGATCCACCTGCTGCAGGGGGAGGCCGATGTGCTCGCGGACCTCGTCCGTACGGCGGCGCAGGCGGCCAATGAGGTGGACGACACGCTGGCTGCCGGGAAACTGCCGAAACGCCCTGTGCTGGGCGGGATTCGCCGCGATCTCGTGCGTTTGCGGCGGCTGCTGGCACCCGAGCCGGCAGCACTGTTCCGCCTCGTCAACCGGCCGCCGAATTGGGCGCATGAAGACGATGTGCAGTCGCTGAGACAATCAGCCGAGGAGTTTTCGGTGACGCTGCGCGACATGGCCGGGCTTCAGGAGCGAATCAAGCTGCTGGAAGGAGAAATCGCCGATCGGGTTGCCGAGCACACCAACCGCAGCGTGCTCATTCTGACCGCCGTCACGGTCATTGCATTGCCGATCAATCTGATCGCCGGCTTCCTCGGCATGAACGTGGGCGGCGTGCCGTTGAGGTACGACCCTCGTGGGTTCTGGATCGTCACGCTGATCGCCTTTGCGCTGACGAGTCTCGCCGCCTGGCTGATCTTTCGGCTCAGGAAAGACTGA
- a CDS encoding lipocalin family protein: protein MFKSFACAASLVICMAGCAHAPAIPADTQAPQSACVAGPPIDLARYMGRWYVIADTPFLSEQDYVGSYDEWTQRGDGRIDDHYLGRRHGFDQPVTGSHFVARVMPDTGNTKWRVELIWPFEVVVVTAYVDPDYRYTIRCMADGNMMWLLSRTPAMDDPTYAEMRARIGRMGFHLDRVQRVPQSAGQIGQPGFQ from the coding sequence ATGTTCAAGTCATTTGCATGCGCCGCTTCGTTGGTCATCTGTATGGCCGGCTGTGCACACGCTCCCGCTATCCCGGCCGATACGCAAGCGCCGCAGTCGGCCTGTGTCGCTGGGCCGCCCATCGATCTGGCGCGCTACATGGGACGCTGGTACGTGATCGCGGACACGCCGTTTCTGAGTGAGCAGGATTATGTCGGCAGCTACGACGAATGGACGCAGCGCGGCGACGGCCGAATCGACGACCACTATCTCGGCCGGCGTCACGGCTTCGATCAGCCGGTCACGGGCAGTCATTTCGTGGCCAGGGTAATGCCGGACACCGGCAACACGAAATGGCGCGTGGAGCTGATCTGGCCGTTCGAAGTCGTGGTCGTCACCGCGTATGTGGACCCGGACTATCGTTACACGATCCGCTGCATGGCCGACGGCAACATGATGTGGCTGCTCTCGCGAACGCCCGCGATGGACGACCCCACCTATGCTGAGATGCGCGCCCGGATCGGCCGGATGGGTTTCCACCTCGACCGGGTGCAGCGCGTTCCGCAAAGTGCCGGGCAAATCGGTCAGCCGGGTTTTCAGTAA
- a CDS encoding CBS domain-containing protein — MRASDVMTSPVVSVTPEMTVREVAGIFADRKISGAPVVDAAGHLVGMISEGDMLRRVELGTDQRPRSSWLEMFASGESARDYIKAHALKVADVMSTRVVSVNEETTLGEIANLMETRRIKRVPVKKEGRLVGIVSRANLVQALASVPDDPLTDTTLSDGEIRAVLMGELAGRNWGFAGRNVVVSDGVIHLWGVFHSLDAIEAVRVAAEGIPGVKRVEDHTEPYPVMPGL, encoded by the coding sequence ATGCGTGCCTCAGATGTTATGACCAGCCCGGTCGTATCGGTGACACCCGAGATGACCGTGCGTGAAGTTGCCGGTATCTTCGCCGACCGTAAGATCAGTGGTGCGCCGGTGGTGGACGCCGCCGGCCATCTGGTGGGTATGATCAGCGAAGGCGATATGCTGCGCCGCGTCGAGCTCGGCACCGATCAACGCCCGCGCTCGTCATGGCTCGAGATGTTCGCGTCGGGCGAAAGCGCGCGAGACTACATCAAGGCCCACGCGCTGAAAGTGGCCGACGTCATGTCGACCCGCGTCGTTTCCGTCAACGAGGAAACGACGCTCGGCGAAATCGCCAACCTCATGGAAACACGCCGCATCAAGCGCGTGCCGGTCAAGAAAGAAGGCAGGCTCGTCGGCATTGTCAGTCGGGCCAATCTGGTCCAGGCGTTGGCCAGCGTGCCGGATGATCCGCTCACCGACACCACGTTGTCCGACGGCGAGATTCGCGCTGTCCTGATGGGCGAGTTGGCCGGTCGCAACTGGGGATTCGCCGGGCGCAACGTCGTGGTGAGCGACGGGGTCATTCATCTGTGGGGCGTGTTCCACTCGCTCGACGCCATCGAGGCCGTGCGCGTCGCGGCCGAAGGGATCCCCGGCGTGAAGCGGGTCGAGGACCATACGGAGCCTTATCCTGTGATGCCGGGTCTCTGA
- a CDS encoding EAL domain-containing protein — MTKVAIADAHGVMRDGLRALLASTGEFEIVGEAVDGAGTLALAKTTDATLLTFGLAMPGVHGIELIPLIKLENPLLRILVATRYPEQARAMLVCAGQSSFKIRRCDAVILKSPRSQPGLTVCRALSRSGFNMRLAGFRLKRRRAAASNELIGAQFDAFSRQVPLLYFILLINTGAVAYTHQPHSPAWLSIDIPVVLGFIGLARLLVWLGRRGQHRRLTDGEMRQRLSAATWFTAAFGVGFTGWAFALYPYGDAYARVQIAFSMAITVIGCVFCLMHLRRAALLLTAIVVLPFTVFFVRTQNSILEAIALNMFLVTIAIIVMMLTHYRDFANLIESRKILQDLSDANSTLANEDTLTGLPNRRSFLKRLEGLCAEMAGGGRTFAVGVIDLDGFKQVNDLHGHQTGDQVLEEVGKRLKKLQSKLQSAGCTFARLGGDEFGLLVGNETEIDCLQGLGKTIAAALEAPYRCAGANIRLSASLGIAQFPVAATTPGQLFERADHALYHAKEHGRGGTTIFSGAIESAIRRTNMIEQLLRQADLNREMSLHYQPIIDVTDQRVVSYEALARWRNLTLGDVPPSEFIAVAERSDLVRAITLVLFGKVLGALQEAEPAVRVSFNLSAQDLNSSETIPAIIDMIRRSGISPERLTMEITETAVIRDFDQARHALTELKKLGMHISLDDFGTGFSSLHCIHRLPLDKVKIDRSFVREIDFDGGAQDIVRSIVGLCRSLKLTCVVEGVETEAQATTLRGLGCNVMQGYLFGRPAPVLSHPAGARRPLATPAGSAPR; from the coding sequence ATGACGAAGGTTGCAATTGCCGATGCACACGGCGTCATGCGAGACGGTCTTCGCGCCCTTCTCGCAAGCACGGGAGAGTTCGAAATCGTCGGCGAAGCGGTTGACGGCGCCGGTACGCTAGCCCTCGCGAAAACCACCGACGCAACCCTTCTTACGTTTGGGCTCGCCATGCCCGGTGTCCATGGCATCGAGCTGATTCCTCTGATCAAGCTCGAAAATCCGCTTCTGCGCATTCTGGTCGCGACGCGGTATCCCGAGCAGGCGCGTGCGATGCTGGTGTGCGCCGGACAATCTTCCTTCAAGATCCGCCGGTGCGACGCCGTTATACTGAAGTCACCCCGTAGTCAGCCCGGCCTCACGGTTTGCAGGGCGCTTTCCAGAAGCGGTTTCAATATGCGACTTGCAGGCTTTAGATTGAAGCGGCGGCGCGCAGCCGCGAGCAATGAACTCATCGGCGCGCAGTTCGACGCCTTTTCGCGGCAGGTGCCGCTGCTCTACTTCATACTTTTGATCAACACCGGAGCAGTTGCTTACACGCATCAGCCCCACTCGCCCGCATGGCTTTCGATCGACATACCCGTCGTGCTGGGTTTCATCGGCCTGGCGCGTCTTCTGGTGTGGCTCGGGAGGCGGGGCCAGCATCGTCGGCTAACCGACGGCGAGATGCGGCAACGGCTGTCCGCGGCGACCTGGTTTACGGCGGCGTTCGGCGTGGGCTTCACGGGTTGGGCGTTCGCACTCTATCCATACGGCGATGCCTATGCACGCGTGCAGATCGCGTTCTCGATGGCGATCACCGTCATCGGCTGCGTCTTTTGCCTGATGCATCTGCGCCGCGCCGCGCTGTTGCTGACGGCGATCGTGGTGCTTCCGTTCACGGTGTTCTTCGTGCGCACCCAGAATTCGATTCTGGAGGCTATCGCACTGAACATGTTCCTCGTCACCATCGCCATTATCGTGATGATGCTTACGCATTACCGCGACTTCGCGAACCTGATCGAATCCAGAAAAATCCTGCAAGATCTCAGCGACGCCAACTCGACGCTGGCGAACGAGGACACGCTGACCGGCTTGCCGAACCGCCGCTCGTTCCTGAAAAGGCTTGAGGGACTCTGCGCCGAGATGGCCGGCGGCGGCCGGACCTTCGCGGTCGGCGTGATCGATCTCGACGGCTTCAAACAGGTCAACGACCTTCATGGACATCAGACCGGCGATCAAGTCCTGGAGGAGGTCGGCAAACGGCTGAAGAAGCTGCAATCGAAGCTGCAATCCGCTGGGTGCACGTTCGCGCGTTTAGGTGGCGATGAATTCGGACTGCTGGTCGGGAACGAAACGGAAATCGACTGCCTGCAGGGGCTGGGCAAAACGATTGCCGCTGCGCTGGAAGCGCCCTATCGGTGCGCCGGTGCAAACATCAGGCTGTCCGCGTCGCTGGGTATCGCGCAATTTCCCGTTGCCGCGACGACGCCCGGCCAGTTGTTCGAGCGCGCGGATCACGCGCTCTATCATGCCAAGGAACACGGGCGCGGCGGCACCACGATCTTTTCCGGCGCGATTGAAAGCGCGATACGCCGCACGAACATGATCGAGCAATTGCTGCGTCAGGCCGACCTGAATCGGGAAATGAGCCTGCACTATCAACCCATTATCGACGTCACGGATCAACGCGTCGTGTCGTACGAGGCCCTGGCGCGCTGGCGCAATCTGACGCTGGGCGACGTGCCGCCTTCGGAATTCATCGCCGTCGCGGAGCGCAGCGATCTGGTCCGCGCGATCACGCTGGTGCTGTTCGGCAAGGTACTTGGCGCGTTGCAGGAAGCGGAACCCGCAGTTCGCGTGTCGTTCAATCTGTCGGCCCAGGACCTGAATTCGTCCGAGACGATTCCTGCCATCATCGACATGATCCGGCGTAGCGGCATTTCGCCCGAGCGCCTGACCATGGAGATTACCGAAACGGCCGTGATCCGGGATTTCGATCAGGCGCGGCACGCATTGACCGAACTCAAGAAGCTGGGCATGCACATCTCGCTCGACGACTTCGGAACCGGCTTTTCGAGCCTGCATTGCATTCACCGACTGCCGCTCGACAAGGTAAAGATCGATCGGAGTTTCGTGCGGGAAATCGACTTCGACGGCGGTGCGCAGGACATTGTCCGCAGCATCGTCGGTCTGTGCCGGAGTTTGAAACTGACGTGCGTGGTCGAAGGCGTGGAAACCGAGGCACAGGCAACAACGCTGCGCGGACTGGGTTGCAACGTCATGCAGGGCTATCTGTTCGGCCGGCCGGCCCCGGTGCTCAGTCACCCCGCCGGTGCCCGGCGCCCCCTCGCGACGCCTGCAGGTAGCGCGCCGCGCTAG
- a CDS encoding phytoene desaturase family protein gives MWDAIVLGSGIGGLGAAAALARQGRRVLVLEQHDVAGGLTQTFTRADWTFATGVHYIGGVGDITGSSGQIGRLLAWLTGGALRFVSCGNPYDIVRLPDFEFAIPYPEARYREALLARFPQQSEAVGRWFAACEAARHSAFAMFAMRGMPQWLAWGMHLIQGDEVERWAQCTLASALADVPDAQLRAVLGARWGDYGAPPERAPMLEHALVTSSYNAGAYYPAGGPARFASTLVPVVEAAGGEVQLGACVERILVTGGHVVGVAFNQGGTRRTEFTSRVISAMGIANTVSCLDAATAPAWQDTLRGLRPGLAHLALYIGFDGDIAAAGASGANIWIYESEEIGRVWQNVEEDDPPGLFVSFPSMKDRTWAGKPTAEVIALCDARAFASWLDTPDGRHSAPYQELKGRIEQRLLARFRRHFPALAPLIRFHELSTPVTQQRYLRSPGGAMYGLDVTASRLTSAALRVRTPVHGLLLAGQDVTGPGVAGAFMGGLMAAAVIEPAILTRFAS, from the coding sequence ATGTGGGATGCGATTGTGTTGGGTTCCGGCATCGGCGGTCTGGGCGCCGCGGCCGCGCTCGCGCGTCAGGGGCGGCGCGTGCTCGTGCTGGAGCAGCATGACGTGGCCGGAGGGCTCACCCAGACCTTCACGCGCGCGGACTGGACCTTCGCTACGGGCGTGCACTACATCGGCGGGGTGGGCGACATCACCGGATCGAGCGGACAGATCGGCAGGCTTCTCGCGTGGCTGACCGGGGGTGCGCTTCGCTTCGTCTCCTGCGGCAATCCTTACGACATCGTTCGTTTGCCCGATTTCGAGTTCGCCATCCCGTACCCGGAGGCGCGCTATCGCGAAGCGCTGCTGGCACGCTTTCCGCAGCAGAGCGAAGCCGTCGGGCGCTGGTTTGCCGCCTGCGAAGCCGCGCGGCACTCGGCCTTCGCGATGTTCGCGATGCGCGGCATGCCGCAGTGGCTCGCGTGGGGCATGCATCTGATTCAAGGCGACGAAGTCGAGCGCTGGGCGCAATGCACGCTCGCCAGCGCACTGGCCGACGTGCCCGACGCGCAATTGCGCGCAGTGCTCGGTGCCCGCTGGGGCGACTATGGTGCGCCGCCGGAGCGTGCCCCGATGCTCGAACATGCGCTCGTCACCAGTTCGTACAATGCCGGTGCGTACTATCCGGCAGGCGGCCCGGCGCGCTTCGCGAGCACGCTCGTTCCCGTCGTCGAGGCAGCGGGCGGCGAGGTGCAACTCGGCGCCTGCGTCGAACGCATCCTCGTGACCGGCGGCCATGTGGTCGGTGTGGCGTTCAACCAGGGCGGCACGCGCCGCACGGAGTTCACGAGCCGCGTCATCTCGGCGATGGGCATCGCCAACACCGTGTCCTGCCTGGATGCCGCGACGGCACCCGCGTGGCAGGACACGCTGCGCGGGCTGCGCCCGGGCCTTGCGCACCTGGCGCTTTACATCGGCTTCGATGGCGACATCGCCGCGGCGGGCGCCTCCGGCGCCAATATATGGATCTACGAAAGCGAGGAAATCGGCCGGGTGTGGCAGAACGTCGAGGAAGACGACCCGCCGGGGCTGTTCGTGTCGTTTCCCTCGATGAAAGACCGGACATGGGCGGGTAAGCCGACGGCCGAGGTGATTGCATTGTGCGACGCGCGAGCCTTCGCCTCCTGGCTGGATACACCGGACGGCCGACACAGTGCGCCGTACCAGGAACTGAAAGGACGAATCGAACAGCGATTGCTGGCACGGTTCCGCAGACACTTCCCTGCCCTCGCACCACTGATCCGCTTCCACGAACTGTCGACACCCGTCACGCAGCAACGCTACCTGCGCTCGCCGGGTGGCGCCATGTATGGACTCGATGTGACCGCAAGCCGTTTGACCAGCGCGGCGCTGCGCGTGCGCACACCGGTCCACGGCTTGCTGCTTGCCGGCCAGGACGTCACGGGGCCCGGCGTCGCGGGCGCTTTCATGGGCGGCCTGATGGCCGCGGCCGTCATCGAGCCGGCGATCCTCACGCGCTTTGCCAGCTAG
- the adhP gene encoding alcohol dehydrogenase AdhP — MAQSMKAAVVHAFGEPLRIEEVPVPTPGPGQILVNIKATGVCHTDLHAADGDWPVRPSLPFIPGHEGVGFVTAAGSGVKAVKEGDRVGVPWLYTACGHCEHCLGGWETLCHEQQNTGYSVNGSYAEYVLADPNYVGHLPAQVGFEEIAPILCAGVTVYKGIRMTDTRPGQWLAISGIGGLGHVAVQYAIAMGLHVVAVDIAEDKLALARELGAKLTINAATEDPAAVIQKEIGGAHGVLVTAVSRSAFAQALGMVRRGGTVSLNGLPPGDFPLPIFSTVLNGITVRGSIVGTRQDLQESLEFAAEGRVRAHIHLDRLENINTVLADLKGGKVDGRVVLKLD; from the coding sequence ATGGCTCAGTCGATGAAAGCCGCTGTCGTCCACGCATTCGGAGAACCGCTTCGCATCGAGGAAGTACCCGTGCCCACACCGGGCCCAGGACAGATCCTCGTCAATATCAAGGCAACGGGCGTCTGTCACACCGACTTGCACGCGGCCGACGGCGACTGGCCCGTGCGTCCCTCCCTGCCCTTCATTCCCGGTCACGAGGGGGTCGGCTTCGTCACGGCTGCAGGTTCGGGTGTCAAGGCGGTCAAGGAAGGCGACCGGGTGGGGGTGCCGTGGCTCTATACCGCCTGCGGTCACTGCGAGCACTGCCTCGGCGGCTGGGAAACGCTCTGTCATGAACAGCAGAATACCGGCTACTCGGTGAACGGCAGCTACGCGGAATACGTGCTGGCCGATCCGAACTACGTCGGACACCTGCCCGCGCAAGTCGGCTTCGAAGAGATCGCGCCGATCCTGTGCGCCGGCGTCACCGTCTACAAAGGCATTCGCATGACCGACACGCGGCCCGGCCAATGGCTCGCGATCTCGGGAATAGGCGGACTCGGCCATGTGGCGGTTCAATACGCGATCGCGATGGGCCTGCATGTCGTCGCCGTGGATATCGCGGAGGACAAGCTCGCCCTCGCGCGCGAACTGGGTGCGAAACTCACCATCAACGCGGCGACCGAGGATCCCGCCGCCGTGATTCAAAAGGAAATCGGCGGGGCGCACGGCGTGCTGGTCACCGCAGTATCGCGTAGTGCATTTGCGCAGGCGCTCGGCATGGTCCGGCGCGGCGGTACGGTTTCGCTCAACGGTTTGCCGCCCGGCGATTTTCCGTTGCCGATCTTTTCGACCGTGCTCAACGGCATCACCGTGCGCGGATCGATTGTCGGCACCCGGCAGGATTTGCAGGAGTCGCTCGAGTTCGCCGCGGAAGGACGGGTGCGGGCGCATATCCACCTCGACCGTCTGGAAAACATCAATACGGTGCTTGCCGATCTCAAGGGCGGCAAGGTCGACGGCCGCGTGGTACTGAAGCTCGATTGA
- a CDS encoding BON domain-containing protein, translating to MKTDQQLQHDVEEELAWDPAVTVTDVGVEVKERIVTLSGHPSSYAEKLAAEKAAQRVAGVKAVVVDMNVRLPNGAVRTDEDIANSIRSILKWTVGVPESSVQVQVEKGWITLRGDVDWAYQRQVVARAVRHMRGVTGVSNLIEVGGGLAAQDIGKKIGQALQRHAEREANHIRVTEHEGIVTLTGNVGSYAERSAARGAAWSAPGVHAVVDNLTVG from the coding sequence ATGAAAACGGACCAGCAGTTGCAGCACGATGTGGAAGAGGAGCTTGCGTGGGATCCCGCGGTGACGGTGACCGACGTCGGCGTCGAAGTGAAAGAGCGGATTGTCACGCTGTCGGGGCATCCGTCCAGCTACGCGGAAAAGCTGGCAGCGGAAAAAGCCGCGCAACGGGTCGCCGGCGTCAAGGCGGTGGTGGTCGATATGAACGTTCGATTGCCGAACGGCGCGGTGAGAACCGACGAAGACATCGCCAACTCGATTCGTTCGATCCTGAAATGGACGGTCGGCGTGCCTGAGAGCTCGGTTCAGGTGCAAGTCGAAAAGGGCTGGATAACCTTGCGCGGGGACGTCGACTGGGCTTACCAGCGCCAGGTGGTCGCACGCGCGGTGCGCCACATGCGCGGCGTGACGGGCGTCTCCAATCTGATCGAGGTGGGCGGCGGCCTGGCGGCGCAAGACATCGGGAAGAAGATCGGCCAGGCCCTGCAACGCCATGCCGAGCGCGAAGCGAATCACATCCGGGTCACCGAGCACGAGGGCATCGTCACGCTGACGGGCAACGTGGGTTCATACGCGGAGCGATCGGCCGCGCGGGGAGCGGCATGGTCGGCGCCGGGTGTCCATGCGGTCGTCGATAATCTGACCGTCGGCTAG
- a CDS encoding DUF3562 domain-containing protein produces the protein MPRNTLWVPLLDIAQGTDLNEDDLARMVDDEIGRLSAGARIHDYIPLIAIKQVGDKVRQSAAHNRAGSHRLASGG, from the coding sequence ATGCCTCGCAACACGTTATGGGTGCCACTGCTCGATATCGCACAAGGGACCGATCTGAACGAAGACGATCTGGCCCGCATGGTAGACGACGAGATCGGCCGTTTGTCGGCCGGCGCGCGGATCCACGACTACATTCCGTTGATTGCGATCAAACAGGTCGGCGACAAGGTAAGACAGAGCGCCGCTCACAACCGGGCCGGCAGCCATCGTCTCGCAAGCGGGGGATGA
- a CDS encoding histone deacetylase family protein encodes MQPAYISHDDCARHEMGAGHPESPDRIGAIHDMLLIKGLLDCMQTYEAPLATEDQLAEAHSLSYIRSIAGMVPFEGYVRVDPDTSMNPHTYRAALRAAGAAVLATDLVLAGEAQCAFCNIRPPGHHAKYAAAGGFCFFNNVAVGIRHALNTHGLTRVALIDFDAHHGDGSEDIFHADARVLMCSIFEDKLYPFCGNEPRGENMVNVPLPTRSYGDAFRAAVTQTWLPALEAFRPEMIFISAGFDGHREDDMGNLGLVEADYAWVTGRMVEVARRHAKGRIVSCLEGGYELSSLARAAAAHVRALIDMDC; translated from the coding sequence ATGCAACCCGCCTATATTTCGCACGATGATTGCGCTAGACACGAGATGGGAGCCGGACATCCCGAATCGCCGGACCGTATCGGCGCGATTCACGATATGTTGCTGATCAAGGGCCTGCTCGACTGCATGCAGACTTACGAGGCGCCGCTGGCAACGGAAGATCAACTGGCCGAGGCGCATTCGTTGTCGTATATCCGCTCCATCGCCGGGATGGTGCCGTTCGAAGGCTATGTGCGTGTCGACCCGGACACGAGCATGAACCCTCATACGTACCGGGCGGCGTTGCGCGCCGCCGGTGCCGCAGTACTGGCGACCGATCTGGTGCTGGCCGGCGAGGCCCAGTGCGCCTTCTGCAATATTCGGCCGCCTGGGCACCACGCGAAATACGCGGCGGCGGGCGGGTTCTGTTTTTTCAACAATGTCGCGGTCGGCATTCGCCATGCGCTAAACACGCATGGACTCACACGCGTCGCGCTGATCGATTTCGACGCCCATCACGGCGACGGCAGCGAAGACATTTTCCACGCCGATGCCCGTGTCCTGATGTGCTCGATCTTCGAGGACAAGCTGTACCCGTTCTGCGGCAACGAGCCGCGCGGTGAGAACATGGTCAACGTGCCGCTGCCGACGCGTTCGTACGGCGACGCGTTCCGGGCGGCGGTCACGCAGACATGGCTGCCGGCGCTCGAGGCGTTCAGGCCGGAGATGATTTTCATCTCGGCCGGCTTCGACGGTCATCGCGAAGACGACATGGGCAACCTCGGCCTCGTCGAAGCGGACTATGCGTGGGTCACCGGGCGGATGGTCGAGGTGGCCCGGCGCCACGCCAAGGGGCGTATCGTGTCCTGCCTCGAAGGCGGCTACGAACTGTCGTCGCTTGCACGGGCCGCCGCCGCGCACGTGCGCGCTCTCATCGACATGGATTGCTGA